In Thermofilaceae archaeon, one genomic interval encodes:
- a CDS encoding ABC transporter permease subunit produces the protein MALTVLYLLLCAALSTFRMFLAYLISLLISLTVGVWMARSRGVERVLLPVLDVLQSIPILGFFPAALAFFVATLPPGLGQEAAAVFLIVTSQVWNMIFGVYTSVKSLEPGLFEMAKVYGLGRAATFFYICVPAARNSLIANSLVSWAGGWFFLTSSEVISMGEEEHRLLGLGTFIMEAFARGDALSFQAGVATLIAVILATYLLLWNPACAGILGYQLPGVPAAYAVVRSAVSKLWTALSSAIMSLRVGVSLPRYAGLAVAAVLLALLLHAVAGASASSAPAHGVPSDVFDVVLGIPVSLARVAAIVSLGVAISLLAAYAVYASAWTGQLVILAGEVLASIPAVIWWPLLAGIAVGSPLGPHIVSAIVFLQGSAWYLFFNLLIYGVSSIRRELDEMAKVYRIRGWWFMRMIFAPMLMPSLAAGALSAWGGAWNSAVAAEYVELGDRVIDLGGAGAALNRAAYAGDYAGVALSALVLSLVIVAVNKTFWRRVFEWVESRYGGGVE, from the coding sequence GTGGCGCTGACTGTGCTCTACCTGCTGCTGTGCGCGGCGCTCAGCACGTTCAGGATGTTCTTAGCCTACTTGATCTCCCTGCTGATCTCCCTCACCGTGGGCGTATGGATGGCGCGCAGCAGGGGTGTCGAAAGGGTTCTCCTACCGGTCCTGGACGTGCTGCAGTCGATCCCCATCCTCGGCTTCTTCCCCGCGGCTCTAGCCTTCTTCGTGGCCACCCTACCCCCCGGGCTGGGGCAGGAGGCTGCAGCTGTGTTCCTCATCGTCACTAGCCAGGTCTGGAACATGATCTTCGGCGTCTACACGTCCGTTAAGAGCCTTGAGCCGGGCCTCTTCGAGATGGCGAAGGTCTACGGCTTGGGGAGGGCGGCAACGTTCTTCTACATCTGCGTTCCAGCCGCGAGGAACTCGCTGATCGCGAACAGCCTGGTTTCGTGGGCCGGCGGCTGGTTCTTCCTAACCTCCTCCGAGGTCATCTCGATGGGTGAGGAGGAGCACAGGCTGCTCGGGCTCGGGACGTTCATCATGGAGGCGTTCGCGCGAGGGGACGCCCTGAGCTTCCAGGCCGGCGTAGCCACGCTCATAGCCGTCATACTGGCCACCTACCTGCTCCTCTGGAACCCCGCCTGCGCGGGGATCCTAGGCTACCAGCTCCCCGGCGTACCGGCCGCGTACGCAGTTGTCCGCAGCGCCGTCTCGAAGCTCTGGACGGCTTTGAGCAGCGCGATCATGAGCCTGAGGGTAGGGGTGAGCCTGCCGCGTTACGCAGGCCTAGCGGTTGCAGCAGTGCTGCTCGCCCTACTCCTGCACGCGGTAGCGGGCGCTTCGGCCTCGAGCGCTCCGGCACATGGCGTTCCTTCGGACGTATTCGACGTTGTGCTCGGGATCCCGGTCTCGCTCGCCCGAGTGGCAGCCATCGTATCGCTCGGCGTAGCGATTTCGCTGCTGGCCGCGTACGCAGTCTACGCCAGCGCGTGGACTGGCCAGCTGGTCATTCTCGCCGGTGAAGTTCTCGCCTCCATACCCGCTGTGATCTGGTGGCCGCTCTTGGCTGGCATCGCTGTGGGGAGCCCTCTCGGCCCCCACATCGTCTCTGCGATCGTCTTCCTCCAGGGTTCGGCGTGGTACCTCTTCTTCAATCTGCTCATCTACGGGGTAAGCTCGATCAGGAGGGAGCTCGACGAGATGGCAAAGGTTTACCGAATCCGGGGCTGGTGGTTCATGAGGATGATATTCGCTCCAATGCTCATGCCCTCCCTCGCGGCAGGAGCCCTCAGCGCCTGGGGCGGCGCGTGGAACTCCGCGGTAGCGGCTGAGTACGTGGAGCTGGGCGACCGTGTCATCGACCTGGGTGGCGCTGGAGCAGCGCTCAACAGGGCTGCCTACGCCGGGGACTACGCCGGGGTGGCGCTCTCTGCACTCGTCCTCTCTCTCGTGATCGTAGCGGTGAACAAGACTTTTTGGAGGAGGGTTTTCGAGTGGGTTGAGAGCCGGTACGGCGGTGGTGTGGAGTGA
- a CDS encoding AAA-associated domain-containing protein, with translation MEGVDQGDSSRRGRQVLPPDVTPDHVLGLVELLHSLGSGIDSMYVGDAISEDVSMLPHAIDVAEALGLIAQREGNLELTDRGRQVASGNPKTVKRLLQEVVLRLEPFNEIVEKLREKSEMPVEEFEEILEKVYPTQLEQAKHNILVWGAFLGLFKMSEDDERIVAIHIPRARETQGRARGGEHQA, from the coding sequence GTGGAGGGGGTGGATCAGGGCGATAGCAGTAGACGGGGGAGGCAAGTCCTCCCCCCTGACGTGACCCCCGATCACGTGTTGGGCCTCGTGGAGCTGCTTCACAGTCTAGGCAGCGGGATCGACTCCATGTACGTGGGTGATGCCATAAGCGAAGACGTGAGCATGCTCCCCCACGCGATCGACGTCGCGGAAGCTCTGGGCTTGATCGCGCAGAGGGAGGGCAACCTTGAACTCACCGATAGGGGGAGGCAGGTTGCTAGTGGCAACCCGAAGACCGTCAAGAGGCTCCTCCAGGAGGTGGTTCTCCGGCTCGAGCCCTTCAACGAGATCGTAGAGAAGTTGAGAGAGAAGAGCGAAATGCCAGTGGAGGAATTCGAAGAAATCCTCGAGAAAGTGTACCCAACCCAGCTGGAGCAGGCTAAGCATAACATCCTCGTGTGGGGAGCCTTCCTCGGGCTCTTCAAGATGAGCGAGGACGACGAGAGGATTGTAGCAATCCACATACCCAGAGCGAGGGAAACGCAGGGTAGGGCTAGAGGAGGCGAGCATCAGGCTTAA
- a CDS encoding Nre family DNA repair protein translates to MPSKLDATLCARCKGAARLCGRPVCPILKRYIESVKASPMLTKRELDGATPPSVIVGEFGYPSVRLGPVAVPEVGEGAKRYEDYRAWWGRLTLEDIIALRASTVYSSFTVRVKMARGGNKLLEATREAALSVKPVDAEYRFVKPPSPRLTFDGLITPTGLRGWLEDIRIVGNPAVPRKVDQLVEDYGVKAREAVAELYRAGFDNYYLTRLLSLGLLGQLPARRIVPTRWAITAVDKMLGDLLLREVKRMPEYPNLVLHYSEYIGNRYAIVLAPGSWSFEMIEIWLPRSVWVKAGEPYIAVNYELHDGRARVPEVDGGYHAIRLPVLEHLHRVGRQATVVAIREVTPAYYAPVGSWQIRESVRAALSSPPVKLDSVEHALSELARRLETRVDIVVGKSRLLKRLLKPDARLL, encoded by the coding sequence GTGCCTTCGAAGCTCGACGCGACCCTCTGCGCGAGGTGCAAAGGAGCGGCCAGGCTCTGCGGGAGGCCCGTGTGCCCCATCCTGAAGCGCTACATCGAGAGCGTGAAGGCATCCCCAATGCTCACGAAGAGAGAGCTCGACGGGGCTACCCCGCCCTCCGTCATCGTCGGCGAGTTTGGGTACCCGAGCGTCAGGCTGGGCCCGGTGGCTGTCCCCGAGGTCGGTGAGGGCGCCAAGCGCTACGAGGATTACAGGGCCTGGTGGGGTAGGCTGACCCTCGAGGACATCATCGCGCTGCGGGCCTCGACGGTCTACTCGAGCTTCACAGTCAGGGTTAAGATGGCGCGCGGCGGGAACAAGCTGCTCGAAGCGACGAGGGAGGCCGCCCTCTCCGTCAAGCCCGTCGACGCCGAGTACCGTTTCGTCAAGCCGCCGAGCCCTCGGCTGACGTTCGACGGCTTGATCACCCCGACCGGTCTTAGGGGTTGGCTGGAGGACATTAGAATCGTCGGCAACCCGGCTGTGCCCAGAAAGGTTGACCAGCTGGTCGAGGATTACGGTGTCAAGGCGAGGGAGGCGGTCGCGGAGCTCTACAGGGCCGGTTTCGACAACTACTACCTGACTAGGCTGCTGAGCCTCGGCTTGCTCGGTCAGCTGCCCGCCAGGAGGATCGTGCCGACCAGGTGGGCTATAACGGCCGTCGATAAGATGCTGGGCGACCTCCTCCTGCGCGAGGTGAAGCGGATGCCCGAGTACCCGAATCTGGTGCTGCACTACAGCGAGTACATCGGGAACCGCTACGCCATCGTTCTGGCGCCGGGGTCGTGGAGCTTCGAGATGATCGAGATCTGGCTGCCCCGTAGCGTTTGGGTGAAGGCGGGGGAGCCGTACATCGCCGTCAACTACGAGCTCCACGACGGGAGGGCGAGGGTCCCGGAGGTGGACGGCGGCTACCACGCGATAAGGCTTCCGGTGCTCGAGCACCTGCACAGGGTTGGGCGGCAAGCGACGGTCGTCGCGATCAGGGAAGTCACGCCGGCCTACTACGCGCCCGTCGGCTCGTGGCAGATCAGGGAGAGCGTGAGAGCCGCTCTCTCCTCGCCGCCCGTCAAGCTCGACAGCGTCGAGCACGCGCTCTCAGAGCTGGCCAGAAGGTTGGAAACGAGGGTAGACATCGTTGTCGGGAAGTCTAGACTACTGAAGAGGCTCCTTAAGCCTGATGCTCGCCTCCTCTAG
- the speD gene encoding adenosylmethionine decarboxylase: METVGYHYIVEASGCDPEILGSVDRLRELLTRAAKNARMDVKGSYFFKFTPTGVSGTLIVAMSHISIHTWPEHGYAALDVYVCGTGSDPEKAVNEILAGLGAKHAHITEIQRGLKDNDEYTHAIVTWEL, from the coding sequence GTGGAAACGGTAGGGTACCACTACATAGTGGAGGCCTCCGGCTGCGATCCAGAGATACTTGGGAGCGTTGACAGGCTGAGAGAGCTCCTGACGAGGGCGGCCAAGAACGCAAGGATGGATGTGAAGGGGAGCTACTTCTTCAAGTTCACGCCGACGGGCGTCAGCGGCACCCTGATCGTCGCGATGTCCCACATCTCGATACACACTTGGCCGGAGCACGGGTACGCCGCGCTGGACGTCTACGTCTGCGGCACAGGCTCGGATCCGGAGAAAGCCGTCAACGAGATCCTGGCGGGCTTGGGCGCTAAGCACGCCCACATCACGGAGATCCAGAGGGGTTTGAAGGACAACGACGAGTACACACACGCGATCGTCACGTGGGAACTCTAG
- a CDS encoding TMEM165/GDT1 family protein translates to MPRLEVFAATFAAMLIAELGDKTQLIGFALAAGGKPFTAFLAASTGFIAANLLTAPLGLLLRGCFDPYLLRAAVGALFAAVGLLTLLKKEGERFLGNCSFTKGFCLMFLAELGDKTNLTAVALTASTGSLAEVALGIAAAGITLMAMATALGSVIAKRLPLALIKKVVGLLFVAIGILMLIAP, encoded by the coding sequence GTGCCGAGGCTCGAAGTCTTCGCCGCGACCTTCGCGGCCATGCTGATTGCGGAGCTGGGCGACAAGACCCAGCTGATCGGCTTCGCGCTGGCCGCGGGGGGTAAGCCTTTCACGGCGTTCTTGGCCGCTTCAACCGGCTTCATCGCGGCCAACCTCCTAACTGCACCGCTGGGCTTGCTACTCCGCGGCTGCTTCGATCCCTATCTGCTTAGAGCAGCTGTGGGGGCCCTCTTCGCCGCCGTGGGCCTCCTGACACTCCTCAAGAAGGAGGGGGAGAGGTTCCTCGGAAACTGCAGCTTCACGAAGGGCTTCTGCCTCATGTTCCTCGCCGAGCTGGGAGATAAAACGAACTTGACCGCCGTGGCGTTAACGGCTTCCACGGGCTCGCTCGCCGAAGTGGCCCTGGGAATCGCCGCGGCAGGCATCACCCTGATGGCGATGGCCACCGCGTTGGGCTCAGTGATCGCGAAGCGCCTGCCTCTAGCGCTCATCAAGAAGGTTGTTGGCCTACTGTTCGTAGCTATAGGAATCTTGATGTTAATTGCACCCTAA
- a CDS encoding sugar phosphate isomerase/epimerase — MTRPKIAVQLFSVREDCARDLPGTLEAIAKMGYEGVEFAGYYNRTASELRELLERFGLEPAGTHIGIDALREASLDETISFHRELGVKYLIVPWIPDDMRNSREAWLRTARFFNLVAERLKREGMYTGYHNHVEEFKHFNGETGWEIFAKATLPEVVLQLDVGNAMHGGVTMEQVLGFIRSFPGRTKTIHLKEFSRRDRQAILGEGEVRWADLLSACIKVGGTEWFIVEQESYKYPPLKCVELCLKNLKSILETVA; from the coding sequence GTGACCCGACCTAAAATCGCCGTTCAACTGTTCTCGGTTCGCGAGGACTGCGCCCGCGATCTCCCCGGGACGCTGGAGGCCATCGCAAAGATGGGCTACGAAGGCGTCGAGTTCGCGGGCTACTACAACCGCACGGCCAGCGAGCTTCGCGAGCTACTGGAGAGGTTCGGCCTCGAGCCCGCTGGCACACATATCGGCATCGACGCGCTCCGCGAGGCTTCTCTCGACGAAACCATCAGTTTCCACAGGGAACTCGGAGTCAAGTACCTGATCGTCCCCTGGATCCCCGATGACATGCGGAACAGCCGGGAAGCGTGGCTGAGGACAGCCCGCTTCTTCAACCTGGTCGCTGAGCGGCTGAAGCGGGAGGGCATGTACACAGGCTACCACAACCACGTTGAGGAGTTCAAGCACTTCAACGGCGAAACCGGCTGGGAGATCTTCGCAAAAGCCACCCTCCCCGAGGTCGTCCTGCAGCTTGACGTCGGCAACGCGATGCACGGCGGTGTAACGATGGAGCAGGTGCTCGGCTTCATCAGGTCGTTCCCGGGGCGGACGAAGACGATACACTTGAAGGAGTTCTCGCGCAGGGATCGCCAAGCCATCCTCGGCGAGGGAGAGGTCAGGTGGGCCGACCTCCTGTCGGCCTGCATCAAGGTCGGCGGCACCGAGTGGTTCATCGTCGAGCAGGAGAGCTACAAGTACCCGCCGCTCAAGTGCGTCGAGCTCTGCCTCAAGAACCTGAAATCGATCCTAGAGACGGTCGCGTGA
- a CDS encoding transglutaminase-like domain-containing protein, translating to MRLPGLLALVALAGAVALASPYDVRVYLWVRLTVANNSTSPHPLPPLLVELPLNDTHQFSRLLNFTVRVGGSPLECGSRMIAGDCGSRYLEVACPAQLPPKSTAELEVVALVEVRRFRAPELSFEASGRLAEIPRDLAWLTAPSGPWRYDHPSMRYLAEAASAIAGGEERVLTIVAKLVDWIWRKVEYDVGKGPRYPNETLPPERLEAGRGRGDCDDQANLLILMLRSLGVPAYLKTALVADFNYREARVIWSPEGHYYYAFYGIDYGHAWAEVYVPPWGWLPVDLTFHATTGDPLDAIRTSAPSDAWAWQTIVTVRIGDVCREDYIAEFRRWAAEIASTPLFYYEEYAVVREGDSIARVKSFLRPLPLPWVRRTEVEVRYPSRALALETLKLNGSLTPGLANATILLHVRKPSGRTVSLETRTDREGKWTLELHLDEAGAWSLNATFPGLPGYAPSSRGFTIYVDKRPSELVLQASQRGGELALEGRLNPPVDTNLTLIVTAPSGLAKPYTVRLVNGTFALTVPAVEPGRYRVSAFWPGNEVFEHAAATVEALVEVPTRLEIEAVWSEGRALVRGVLKPAVEGATILVEAVSEGRRVERRVTVSPDGTFTVELELDEGEWTVSAVFEGAPGYGASRASTHLRVPAVYSPGLLLAAAAALALGLLVIALRRRKLLL from the coding sequence ATGAGGCTCCCGGGCTTGCTGGCTCTCGTCGCCCTGGCTGGCGCGGTGGCTCTCGCTTCGCCCTACGACGTTAGGGTCTACCTGTGGGTGAGGCTCACCGTGGCGAACAACTCCACGAGCCCGCACCCCCTGCCGCCCCTGCTCGTTGAGCTCCCTCTCAACGATACCCACCAGTTCTCCCGGCTGCTCAACTTCACCGTCAGGGTTGGGGGCAGCCCGCTGGAGTGCGGGAGCCGCATGATCGCCGGCGATTGCGGCAGCCGCTACCTCGAGGTCGCCTGCCCGGCACAGCTGCCGCCGAAGTCCACGGCCGAGCTGGAGGTCGTGGCGCTCGTGGAGGTGCGGAGGTTCAGGGCGCCCGAGCTGAGCTTCGAAGCCTCTGGGCGGCTCGCGGAGATTCCGAGGGACTTGGCCTGGCTGACCGCGCCCTCAGGCCCCTGGCGCTACGACCACCCTTCGATGCGGTACCTGGCTGAAGCAGCATCGGCCATTGCGGGGGGAGAGGAACGCGTGCTCACGATCGTCGCCAAGCTCGTGGATTGGATCTGGAGGAAGGTGGAGTACGATGTGGGGAAGGGGCCCCGCTACCCGAACGAGACGTTGCCCCCCGAAAGGCTGGAGGCCGGGAGGGGGAGGGGTGATTGCGACGACCAGGCGAACCTCCTGATCCTGATGCTCCGCTCGCTGGGGGTGCCAGCCTACCTGAAGACCGCCCTAGTGGCCGACTTCAACTACAGGGAGGCGCGGGTCATATGGTCTCCGGAGGGCCACTACTACTACGCGTTCTACGGGATCGATTACGGCCACGCGTGGGCTGAGGTCTACGTCCCCCCTTGGGGCTGGCTCCCCGTGGACCTGACGTTCCACGCCACGACCGGCGACCCCCTCGACGCGATCAGGACCTCGGCCCCGTCGGACGCCTGGGCCTGGCAGACGATCGTGACCGTCAGGATTGGGGACGTCTGCCGGGAGGACTACATCGCGGAGTTCCGGAGGTGGGCGGCTGAGATCGCGTCCACACCCCTCTTCTACTACGAGGAGTACGCGGTTGTGAGAGAGGGGGACAGCATCGCCAGGGTGAAGAGCTTCCTAAGGCCCCTGCCCCTCCCATGGGTTAGGAGGACGGAGGTTGAGGTGCGATACCCCAGCCGGGCCCTTGCGCTCGAAACTCTCAAGCTGAACGGCTCCCTCACCCCCGGCCTCGCGAACGCAACCATCCTGCTCCACGTGCGAAAGCCGAGCGGGAGGACGGTCTCGCTCGAAACTCGAACGGATCGAGAGGGCAAGTGGACGTTGGAGCTGCACCTCGATGAAGCGGGCGCCTGGTCCCTCAACGCCACCTTCCCCGGCCTTCCGGGCTACGCGCCGTCGAGCAGGGGATTCACCATCTACGTCGACAAGAGGCCCAGCGAGCTCGTACTTCAAGCCAGCCAGAGGGGCGGTGAGCTGGCCCTGGAGGGGCGGCTCAACCCACCCGTGGACACCAACCTAACCCTGATCGTCACCGCGCCCTCGGGCCTCGCGAAACCCTACACTGTCCGGTTGGTGAACGGCACGTTCGCCCTAACGGTACCCGCGGTTGAGCCGGGTAGGTACAGGGTTTCAGCCTTCTGGCCGGGGAACGAGGTTTTCGAGCACGCGGCGGCCACAGTCGAGGCCCTCGTCGAGGTGCCAACGCGGCTCGAGATCGAGGCTGTCTGGAGCGAGGGCCGCGCGCTCGTTCGGGGGGTGCTCAAGCCCGCGGTAGAGGGGGCGACGATCCTCGTCGAGGCGGTCTCGGAGGGTAGAAGGGTGGAGCGCAGGGTCACGGTGTCACCCGATGGGACCTTCACGGTTGAACTGGAGCTGGACGAGGGGGAGTGGACGGTGTCGGCCGTCTTCGAGGGGGCTCCTGGCTACGGGGCGAGCAGGGCTTCGACGCATCTCAGGGTTCCAGCCGTCTACAGCCCGGGCTTGCTGCTGGCTGCGGCCGCGGCGCTAGCCCTCGGCCTACTCGTTATCGCGCTGAGGAGGAGAAAGCTGCTATTGTAG
- a CDS encoding ABC transporter ATP-binding protein has product MEVVRAEGLSKRFAFTWALRDVNLSLGRGVHLLLGPNGSGKTTFLKLAVGMLRATSGRIRVLNLDPWRQWPQLAARVSFAMEGAPLPWWMTGRDFLRELCSMKGVGEGRLEKLAAELGVDGYWGSSILTYSSGMAKRVLLLTAFLAEAELYVLDEPFTLIDRPTIARVTKLIAELKDSGSTFLIATHYIPGDFEGLADTIVRFEDGRVVSVEKPA; this is encoded by the coding sequence GTGGAAGTAGTCCGCGCGGAGGGCTTGAGCAAGCGCTTCGCTTTCACGTGGGCGCTGAGGGACGTCAACCTGAGCTTGGGGAGGGGCGTGCACCTGCTGCTGGGCCCAAACGGCTCAGGGAAGACCACCTTCCTGAAGCTGGCCGTCGGCATGCTTCGGGCGACGAGCGGGCGGATCAGGGTCCTCAACCTCGACCCATGGAGGCAGTGGCCCCAGCTGGCCGCCAGAGTTTCCTTCGCCATGGAGGGGGCTCCGCTCCCCTGGTGGATGACGGGCCGGGACTTCCTGCGCGAGCTCTGCTCGATGAAGGGCGTTGGCGAGGGCAGACTGGAGAAACTGGCCGCCGAGCTGGGTGTCGACGGGTACTGGGGCTCGAGCATCCTGACGTACTCGAGCGGAATGGCTAAGCGCGTCCTGCTGCTCACCGCCTTCCTCGCCGAAGCCGAGCTCTACGTGCTCGACGAGCCCTTCACGCTGATCGACCGGCCCACCATCGCCCGCGTCACCAAGTTGATCGCCGAGCTGAAGGACTCGGGCTCCACGTTCCTCATCGCGACCCACTACATCCCGGGAGACTTCGAGGGCCTCGCGGACACTATCGTCAGGTTCGAGGACGGTAGAGTCGTTTCGGTTGAGAAGCCGGCCTAG
- a CDS encoding acylphosphatase, translating to MSGPEMVRAHIFIRGFVQGVGFRWWMQRMARRIGVKGWVRNLPDGRVEAVLEGPRDRVVELIKLARRGPSSAWVEGVDVYWEPYRGEFDDFDIRY from the coding sequence ATGAGCGGCCCGGAGATGGTGAGGGCGCACATCTTCATTCGCGGTTTCGTGCAGGGGGTCGGCTTTAGGTGGTGGATGCAGCGGATGGCCCGCCGCATCGGCGTGAAGGGCTGGGTTCGCAACCTGCCGGATGGTCGAGTCGAGGCTGTGCTGGAGGGGCCTAGGGACAGGGTGGTGGAGCTGATCAAGCTGGCTAGGCGCGGCCCTTCGAGCGCGTGGGTGGAGGGCGTGGACGTCTACTGGGAGCCGTACAGGGGGGAGTTCGATGACTTCGACATCCGCTACTAG
- a CDS encoding metal-dependent hydrolase, which translates to MARVKFLGHAAFEIEIKGLDGSAKTLLIDPWLENPLSPVKPSDYRGRRVDYIIVTHDHGDHLGNAVELAKLTGAVVLAVYELAERLASEGVKAVGGNVGGPLAVEGLEVVLTPAVHSSERGCPTGVVVRGGDASIYHAGDTGLFGDMALIGELYQPDIALLPIGGHFTMGVREAVKAVQLIRPRVAVPMHYDTFPLIRADPGRFKSIVEEVTRTRVVVLKPGESFSYP; encoded by the coding sequence GTGGCCAGAGTCAAGTTCCTCGGTCACGCGGCCTTCGAGATCGAGATCAAGGGGCTTGACGGTTCCGCGAAGACCCTCCTCATCGACCCTTGGCTCGAGAACCCCCTGTCACCCGTCAAGCCGTCCGACTACAGGGGGAGGAGGGTCGACTACATCATCGTCACGCACGACCACGGCGACCACCTGGGCAACGCCGTTGAACTGGCCAAGCTCACCGGAGCCGTCGTGCTGGCGGTTTACGAGCTGGCCGAGCGGTTGGCGAGCGAGGGGGTCAAGGCGGTTGGAGGCAACGTGGGCGGGCCCCTAGCCGTGGAGGGGTTGGAGGTGGTTCTGACGCCAGCCGTCCACAGCAGCGAGAGGGGGTGCCCCACGGGGGTCGTCGTCCGCGGCGGGGACGCGAGCATCTACCATGCTGGCGACACCGGCCTGTTCGGCGACATGGCTCTCATCGGCGAGCTCTACCAGCCCGACATCGCGCTGCTCCCCATCGGCGGCCACTTCACGATGGGTGTGAGGGAGGCCGTGAAGGCCGTTCAGCTGATCAGGCCGAGAGTGGCTGTCCCCATGCACTACGACACCTTCCCCCTGATCAGGGCCGACCCGGGGCGTTTCAAGAGCATTGTGGAGGAGGTCACCAGGACCCGCGTAGTCGTCCTGAAGCCCGGCGAAAGCTTCAGTTACCCCTAG
- a CDS encoding 2-hydroxyacid dehydrogenase — MRKVVLAWAAREWELELFRSRLGGLARVAAAGREGIVEELKDAEVAVGNPPPEAIAGAERLKFVQAVSAGVDSYDLELLKSRGILLASAKGCNARAVAEHALALMLALAKRVAQMHLTVREGGWVPWSESTFLEDFAGKNVVIVGYGEIGRELARMCKCLGARVVGVKRRPQPDGLADLVVGPEELPRVAGEADFLVVALPLTPETRGLINERVLRAMKATAYLVNVGRGPVVDEEALYRALTEGWIAGAAVDVWWLYPPAEGAPSRLGIHKLPNVIATPHKAGWTRSARRSCLEFAAENVARYLRGEKPLNLVDYDNPY, encoded by the coding sequence ATGCGAAAGGTGGTCCTAGCGTGGGCCGCGCGCGAGTGGGAGCTCGAGCTCTTCCGGAGCCGGTTGGGAGGGCTAGCCCGCGTGGCGGCGGCCGGGAGGGAAGGCATCGTCGAGGAGCTGAAGGACGCTGAAGTCGCCGTCGGGAACCCACCCCCCGAAGCCATTGCGGGAGCCGAGCGGTTGAAGTTCGTGCAGGCGGTCTCCGCCGGCGTCGACAGCTACGACCTGGAGCTGCTGAAAAGCAGGGGGATTCTCCTGGCTTCAGCGAAGGGTTGCAACGCCCGGGCCGTCGCCGAGCACGCTCTCGCCCTGATGCTGGCGCTCGCGAAGAGGGTGGCGCAGATGCACCTGACCGTTAGGGAGGGGGGTTGGGTTCCGTGGAGCGAGTCCACGTTCCTCGAGGATTTCGCGGGGAAAAACGTGGTGATCGTGGGTTACGGCGAGATCGGGAGGGAGCTGGCGAGGATGTGCAAGTGCCTGGGCGCGAGGGTAGTGGGCGTCAAGAGGCGCCCGCAGCCCGACGGGCTCGCCGATCTCGTCGTAGGGCCAGAGGAGCTCCCCCGCGTAGCTGGCGAAGCAGACTTCCTCGTCGTGGCGCTACCGTTGACTCCCGAGACGAGGGGGCTCATCAACGAGAGAGTTCTGAGAGCGATGAAGGCGACAGCCTACCTAGTGAACGTCGGGAGGGGGCCCGTCGTAGATGAGGAGGCGCTCTACAGGGCTTTAACGGAGGGCTGGATCGCTGGGGCGGCGGTAGACGTCTGGTGGCTGTACCCGCCGGCCGAGGGGGCTCCCTCGAGGCTGGGAATCCACAAGCTCCCCAACGTCATCGCCACCCCCCACAAGGCCGGCTGGACCCGGTCGGCGAGGAGGAGCTGCCTCGAGTTCGCAGCCGAGAACGTTGCGCGCTACCTGAGGGGTGAGAAGCCGCTGAACCTGGTCGACTACGATAACCCATACTGA
- the rnhA gene encoding ribonuclease HI: MITVYFDGLCEPVNPGGIAAYGFVVYRDGERIAAGKGIVGAGYKGDDVTNNVAEYTALIRALEWLIANGCAGSELVVKGDSQLVIRQLQGRYAVRSPRIAPLYRRAVELLSRFPRRRYVWIPREGNREADALSLEALREYIREHPEALSAYSERRWRAFLRSRGLERL, translated from the coding sequence ATGATAACCGTCTACTTCGACGGGCTTTGCGAGCCGGTCAACCCGGGAGGGATCGCCGCGTACGGCTTCGTAGTCTACAGGGATGGGGAGAGAATCGCGGCCGGCAAGGGGATCGTGGGCGCCGGCTACAAGGGCGACGACGTGACGAACAACGTCGCGGAGTACACCGCCCTCATCAGGGCGCTCGAGTGGCTCATCGCCAACGGCTGCGCGGGCAGCGAGCTCGTCGTCAAGGGCGACAGCCAGCTCGTCATACGGCAGCTGCAGGGCCGCTACGCAGTGAGAAGCCCGCGCATCGCCCCCCTCTACAGGAGGGCTGTCGAGCTGCTCTCCCGCTTCCCGAGGCGGAGGTACGTCTGGATCCCCCGCGAGGGGAACCGGGAGGCCGACGCTCTCAGCCTTGAAGCCCTGAGGGAGTACATCAGGGAGCACCCCGAGGCTCTGTCAGCCTACAGCGAGCGTCGCTGGCGCGCCTTCCTGCGGAGCCGTGGCCTCGAAAGGTTATAA